From one Brevundimonas sp. PAMC22021 genomic stretch:
- a CDS encoding ATP-binding protein, which yields MTEVTASQVQVNFPEATARPERRGLSRGAVGDFVFIDSERVKLLGRVIETRIPDGERLSVEPRLGAAPEPNPIGRIQLLAAVEQGSDELRRGIPAFPRIGDSVHLADPRLLARLIRNSVTNKGDLTLSVGRIDAADGVDICLPPEKIFGRHAGIFGATGGGKSWTLATLIQELKAAGGKAILLDPTGEFVDIDPVDEVFVFQVGSPGHKQVHFPYRKVTEDDLFSLFRPSGQSQGPKLREAIKSLKLVQAVSGTAPEKVIFYKGLVAKRGQPRAPFYTAIADNSNAIHSPLCDFEISNLADQIKAECVYSTDRDHSANFGGPDPATAGYCETLVSRIGTQINSPELECLFKTNGTSLVDELATFLNDPTKDVAVISFRDVRFEHNTREILLNIIGRHLLGLARGGAFRDRPLVVFLDEAHQFLGQTVGDEYGSTQLDSFGLIAKEGRKYGLTCVLATQRPRDIPHDVLSQLGTLFVHRLTNKQDRDTVESACGDLDRGAAQFIPMLGPGEAIIIGPDLPAPLPVFIHPPTSPPDSRGPSYQAFWKSRRTAAAARETGADDKG from the coding sequence GTGACCGAGGTCACGGCCTCCCAGGTCCAGGTCAACTTTCCCGAGGCGACGGCGCGACCCGAACGTCGCGGCCTTTCGCGCGGCGCCGTCGGCGATTTCGTCTTCATCGATTCCGAGCGCGTCAAGCTCCTCGGTCGTGTGATCGAAACGCGCATCCCGGACGGCGAACGACTGAGCGTGGAACCTCGTCTCGGGGCGGCGCCGGAGCCGAATCCGATCGGCCGAATCCAGCTTCTTGCCGCTGTCGAACAGGGATCGGACGAATTGCGGCGGGGAATTCCGGCCTTCCCCCGTATCGGCGACAGCGTACACCTCGCCGATCCTAGGCTTCTGGCCCGGTTGATCCGCAACTCTGTCACCAACAAGGGCGACCTCACGTTGAGCGTGGGCCGGATCGACGCTGCGGACGGCGTCGACATCTGTCTGCCGCCCGAGAAAATCTTCGGTCGGCATGCGGGCATCTTCGGCGCGACCGGAGGCGGCAAGAGCTGGACGCTCGCAACGCTGATCCAAGAACTTAAGGCCGCTGGCGGGAAGGCGATCCTGCTGGACCCGACCGGCGAGTTTGTGGACATCGATCCGGTTGATGAGGTGTTCGTCTTCCAGGTCGGATCCCCCGGCCACAAACAAGTGCATTTCCCATACCGAAAGGTCACCGAAGACGATCTGTTCTCGCTGTTTCGCCCCTCCGGCCAAAGCCAGGGTCCGAAACTAAGGGAGGCGATCAAGAGCCTGAAGCTGGTTCAGGCGGTGAGCGGCACGGCGCCGGAGAAGGTCATCTTCTACAAGGGGCTCGTCGCCAAGCGGGGCCAACCTCGCGCGCCATTCTATACCGCAATCGCGGACAACTCGAATGCGATCCATTCGCCGCTCTGCGATTTCGAAATCTCGAACCTCGCCGATCAGATCAAGGCGGAATGCGTCTACTCGACGGACCGCGACCACTCCGCCAACTTCGGCGGACCCGATCCGGCCACGGCGGGTTATTGCGAGACGCTCGTCTCGCGGATCGGCACGCAGATCAACTCTCCCGAACTGGAGTGTCTGTTCAAGACAAATGGGACGTCTCTGGTCGACGAACTGGCGACGTTCCTGAACGATCCAACCAAGGACGTGGCGGTGATCTCGTTCCGGGATGTCCGGTTTGAACACAATACGCGTGAAATCCTGCTCAACATCATCGGCCGCCACCTCCTAGGCCTGGCCCGTGGCGGGGCATTCCGGGACAGGCCGCTGGTAGTTTTTCTGGATGAGGCTCACCAGTTCCTCGGCCAGACGGTCGGCGATGAGTACGGCAGCACCCAGCTGGACTCGTTTGGCCTGATTGCCAAGGAGGGCCGCAAATACGGGCTGACCTGCGTCCTTGCGACGCAGCGGCCGCGGGACATTCCTCATGACGTTCTCAGCCAGCTAGGAACGCTGTTCGTTCATCGGCTGACCAACAAGCAGGATCGCGATACAGTGGAAAGCGCCTGCGGCGATCTTGATCGGGGCGCGGCTCAGTTCATCCCGATGCTGGGCCCCGGCGAGGCGATCATCATAGGGCCGGATTTGCCCGCGCCCCTGCCAGTCTTCATTCACCCGCCGACGAGTCCGCCCGACTCCCGCGGTCCTTCTTATCAGGCGTTCTGGAAATCGCGCCGGACGGCCGCGGCTGCCCGTGAAACCGGGGCGGACGACAAAGGCTAA
- a CDS encoding SIR2 family protein, translating into MPDWANDPADENHLRLFLPGEGWKAYADKLSDEDGKLEASGSKRLIESAFLNALNSTNLLILTGSGSSLAARNDPAKAQPASMGDLWKAVKLRAGETKFLSICGLFPSAPIDGNIEKLLTLCKLYLELNQTSTSEEAKSVATFVREAEDAILLTVDFIDGQTTLDAHATVIQKIGRRGMRKPRARFFTTNYDLCFEEAARRHRFTIIDGFSHALEQTYDRANFDFDIVRREIGKDAPDYIENVFHLYKLHGSVDWRRIEGEIVRSKSPKGDPILIYPRSSKYQESFEAPYLDMIGALQASLRESDTALIISGFGFNDDHLSRPILAAMEANMSLRLLVCDPAFLDAADVAAGDHVLNADLKTQNKYLKAFYRLAEGGDPRVHLLNGRFSDMAKALPDLVGETDRERHIARVRALREEQPH; encoded by the coding sequence ATGCCAGACTGGGCGAACGACCCTGCTGATGAAAATCACCTCCGCCTCTTTCTGCCTGGCGAAGGCTGGAAGGCCTATGCGGATAAGCTCAGCGATGAGGACGGAAAGCTCGAAGCGTCCGGCAGCAAGAGGCTGATCGAAAGCGCTTTCCTTAATGCCCTCAACTCTACGAACCTGCTGATCCTCACTGGCAGCGGCTCATCACTCGCCGCCCGGAACGACCCGGCCAAAGCTCAACCCGCCAGCATGGGCGACCTCTGGAAGGCGGTGAAACTCAGGGCTGGCGAAACGAAATTTCTGTCGATCTGCGGGTTGTTTCCCAGCGCGCCCATCGACGGGAATATCGAAAAGCTGCTGACGCTGTGCAAACTCTATCTCGAGCTCAATCAGACCTCGACGAGCGAAGAAGCGAAGTCCGTCGCCACCTTTGTCCGCGAGGCTGAGGACGCGATCCTCTTGACAGTCGACTTCATTGATGGACAGACGACCCTCGACGCCCACGCGACCGTCATCCAGAAGATTGGTCGGCGGGGTATGCGCAAGCCCCGGGCGCGGTTCTTCACGACCAACTACGACCTCTGCTTCGAGGAAGCTGCGAGACGGCACCGATTCACGATCATCGACGGCTTCTCCCATGCCCTGGAGCAAACCTACGACCGCGCCAACTTCGATTTCGACATCGTTCGGCGCGAGATTGGCAAGGACGCCCCCGACTACATCGAGAACGTCTTCCACCTCTACAAACTGCACGGCTCGGTCGATTGGCGCCGTATCGAAGGTGAGATCGTCAGGTCGAAAAGTCCCAAGGGCGATCCGATCCTGATCTATCCCCGCTCGAGCAAGTACCAGGAGTCTTTCGAGGCTCCCTACCTGGACATGATCGGGGCCCTCCAGGCGTCCCTGCGCGAGTCCGACACCGCGCTGATCATTTCCGGCTTCGGTTTCAATGACGATCATCTCAGCCGACCGATCCTAGCGGCGATGGAAGCGAATATGTCGCTGCGGCTGCTGGTCTGTGATCCAGCCTTCCTAGACGCCGCGGATGTGGCGGCCGGCGATCATGTGCTGAATGCCGATCTGAAGACCCAGAACAAGTATTTGAAGGCCTTCTATCGCCTGGCGGAAGGCGGTGATCCTAGGGTCCACCTGCTCAATGGGCGCTTCAGCGACATGGCCAAGGCCTTGCCGGATCTGGTCGGAGAGACTGATCGGGAGCGGCATATCGCGCGCGTCCGCGCCCTCCGCGAAGAGCAACCGCATTGA
- a CDS encoding nucleotidyltransferase and HEPN domain-containing protein, whose amino-acid sequence MRSDLEHLPERQQRELAKVRDTLLAGFDAAKNGGGGGTSTWRRGGMVFKIILFGSYARTDWVDEPENGYLSDFDLLIVVNDEKLTNIADYWWNSEDQILRDPEIGRTVNIIVHDLKEVNDALRRGEYFWTDIVRDGIALYDVPGHSFVAPMPMTSFDALANAETTLKSRLMDLDLRLRSAAEQVAASDQGSHVRKWAAFLLHQGVETAYACFLLVHTFYFPRSHNIRFLRSLAEDIDTRLADAWPREQRADRRRFELLKRAYVEARYSDQYDALAEDLEWLMRRAVVLRDLVANLCEAKVAELRIKAGAR is encoded by the coding sequence ATGCGGTCAGATCTCGAGCATCTTCCGGAGCGTCAGCAGCGAGAACTCGCCAAGGTTCGCGATACCCTGCTTGCTGGGTTCGACGCGGCAAAGAATGGCGGTGGCGGCGGCACCTCGACCTGGCGTCGCGGGGGGATGGTGTTCAAGATCATCCTGTTCGGCTCCTACGCTCGAACCGATTGGGTGGACGAACCGGAGAACGGCTACCTGTCTGACTTCGATCTCCTGATCGTCGTCAACGACGAGAAGCTCACCAACATCGCGGACTACTGGTGGAACTCCGAGGATCAAATTCTTCGCGACCCCGAAATCGGCCGAACGGTGAATATCATCGTGCACGACCTAAAGGAGGTGAACGACGCACTTAGGCGCGGCGAGTATTTCTGGACTGACATCGTCCGCGACGGGATCGCGCTCTACGACGTGCCGGGTCACTCATTTGTTGCCCCCATGCCCATGACGTCGTTTGACGCTCTAGCGAACGCGGAGACGACCCTGAAGTCCAGGTTGATGGACTTGGATCTCCGTTTGCGCTCGGCGGCTGAACAGGTGGCTGCTTCAGATCAAGGATCGCACGTTAGGAAGTGGGCCGCCTTCCTCCTGCACCAGGGCGTCGAGACCGCCTACGCCTGCTTCTTGCTCGTCCACACCTTCTATTTCCCCCGGTCACACAACATCAGGTTCCTCCGCTCGCTGGCGGAGGACATCGACACTCGGCTGGCGGACGCCTGGCCCCGCGAGCAGCGAGCGGACCGTCGCCGATTCGAGCTGCTCAAACGGGCTTATGTCGAAGCCCGCTACAGCGATCAGTACGATGCCTTGGCCGAAGATTTGGAGTGGCTGATGCGACGCGCTGTCGTCCTGCGCGACCTCGTCGCCAACCTCTGCGAAGCCAAAGTGGCCGAGCTTCGGATCAAGGCCGGGGCGCGCTGA